From one Thalassobaculum sp. OXR-137 genomic stretch:
- a CDS encoding glycosyltransferase family 2 protein — translation MPETPAVPAETSSTVSKSAPLLSVVVPVLNEEANVGPLIAEIRAALADVCAFEIVFVDDGSTDQTSAKLAELRRDVTELRVLTHSKRSGQSAGLRSGITAARGRLIATLDGDGQNDPADIPALLRAWQADTGAAPLMVTGHRVNRRDTWTKRRASRIANALRRSMLGDDNPDTGCSLKLFERALFLRFPYFDHMHRFMPALAKREGARVTVVPVNHRARHAGASKYRIFDRLAVGIPDLLGMVWLMRRAPANLTVTEAGAHEGGPHA, via the coding sequence GTGCCGGAGACACCCGCCGTGCCGGCCGAGACCTCGTCTACCGTGTCCAAGAGCGCTCCGCTCCTGTCGGTGGTTGTCCCGGTCCTGAACGAGGAGGCCAATGTCGGTCCGCTGATCGCCGAGATCCGCGCCGCACTGGCAGATGTATGCGCCTTCGAAATCGTGTTCGTCGATGACGGCTCGACGGACCAGACCTCTGCGAAACTGGCGGAGTTGCGACGCGACGTGACGGAACTGCGGGTCCTGACCCACTCCAAGCGCTCGGGACAGAGCGCCGGCCTACGCAGCGGCATCACCGCCGCGCGCGGGAGGCTGATCGCGACCCTCGACGGCGACGGGCAGAACGATCCGGCGGACATTCCGGCACTGCTGCGGGCCTGGCAGGCGGACACCGGCGCCGCGCCGCTGATGGTCACCGGGCATCGGGTGAACCGGCGCGACACCTGGACCAAGCGCCGGGCCTCGCGCATCGCCAATGCGCTGCGCCGGTCCATGCTCGGCGACGACAACCCGGATACCGGCTGTTCGCTGAAGCTGTTCGAGCGGGCGCTGTTCCTGCGCTTCCCCTATTTCGATCACATGCACCGGTTCATGCCGGCCCTGGCCAAGCGCGAAGGCGCCCGGGTGACGGTGGTGCCGGTCAATCACCGCGCTCGCCATGCCGGTGCCTCCAAATACCGGATCTTCGACCGCTTGGCCGTTGGCATTCCCGACCTGCTGGGGATGGTTTGGCTGATGCGCCGCGCCCCCGCCAACCTGACGGTCACCGAGGCCGGTGCCCACGAAGGAGGGCCGCATGCTTGA
- a CDS encoding lipid-A-disaccharide synthase N-terminal domain-containing protein: MLDTLAEKLVGAFTGMSTEEIVMVCVGFGGQALFTMRFLIQWLKSEISRKSVIPIAFWYFSIAGGATLFIYALWRQDPVFILGQGTGLFIYARNLWLIHRERRETEAAARKSATEAVQ; encoded by the coding sequence ATGCTTGATACCCTCGCCGAAAAACTAGTGGGGGCCTTCACCGGCATGTCGACCGAGGAGATCGTCATGGTCTGCGTCGGCTTCGGCGGCCAGGCCCTGTTCACGATGCGGTTCCTGATCCAGTGGCTGAAGAGTGAGATCAGCCGCAAGAGCGTCATCCCCATCGCCTTCTGGTACTTCTCGATCGCCGGCGGTGCTACGCTCTTCATCTACGCCCTGTGGCGACAGGATCCCGTCTTCATCCTGGGCCAGGGGACCGGCCTGTTCATCTATGCCCGAAATCTCTGGCTGATCCACCGGGAACGCCGCGAGACCGAAGCTGCCGCCCGGAAATCCGCCACAGAAGCAGTGCAATAA
- a CDS encoding cobalamin-binding protein — protein MAPRIVSLLPSATEVVAALGMAEHLVGRSHECDYPAEVAEIPVMTRPRINPAKPSRGLHRQVSKLITKALSVFEVDADALKAAKPDIILTQHQCAACAVSEADLNAALATWTGSHPVVVSVAPETLDQVWRSFGTMADAFDLRWAGNELAERARERVEIISMRGAALDPKPSIACIEWIDPPMIAGNWVPELVTAAGGVPVMAKKGQHSEFTTLAKLAKSDPDAMIFMPCGFDLARTLQEATPFLARPTVAKMRAVRDGKLWAVDGNAYFNRPGPRLITSLEILAEILNPGAFNFSREGSAWATIGGSR, from the coding sequence ATGGCCCCACGTATCGTTTCGTTGCTGCCCAGCGCCACCGAAGTCGTCGCCGCCCTCGGGATGGCCGAGCATCTGGTGGGGCGCAGCCACGAATGCGACTACCCGGCCGAGGTCGCCGAGATCCCGGTGATGACCCGGCCGCGGATCAATCCGGCCAAGCCGTCGCGCGGCCTGCACCGGCAGGTATCCAAACTGATCACCAAGGCGCTGTCGGTGTTCGAGGTCGATGCCGACGCCCTGAAGGCGGCCAAGCCCGACATCATTCTCACCCAGCATCAGTGCGCCGCCTGCGCGGTCTCCGAGGCCGACCTGAACGCGGCGCTGGCGACCTGGACCGGCAGTCACCCCGTGGTGGTCTCAGTCGCGCCAGAAACGCTGGACCAGGTCTGGCGGAGCTTCGGCACGATGGCCGATGCGTTCGACCTGCGCTGGGCCGGCAACGAGTTGGCGGAACGGGCCCGGGAACGGGTGGAGATCATCTCCATGCGCGGCGCCGCCCTCGACCCGAAGCCGAGCATCGCCTGCATCGAATGGATCGATCCGCCGATGATCGCCGGCAACTGGGTCCCGGAACTGGTGACCGCTGCCGGCGGCGTGCCGGTGATGGCGAAGAAGGGCCAGCACTCGGAATTCACGACCCTGGCGAAGCTGGCCAAGTCGGACCCCGACGCGATGATCTTCATGCCCTGCGGATTCGATCTCGCCCGCACCCTGCAGGAGGCCACCCCGTTCCTGGCCCGGCCGACCGTGGCGAAGATGCGGGCCGTGCGCGACGGCAAGCTCTGGGCGGTGGACGGCAACGCCTATTTCAACCGACCGGGCCCGCGGCTGATCACGTCCCTGGAGATCCTCGCGGAGATCCTGAACCCGGGCGCCTTCAACTTCTCGCGCGAAGGCTCCGCCTGGGCGACGATCGGCGGGTCGAGATAG
- a CDS encoding SDR family oxidoreductase: MSDKVLIVTGGSRGIGAAACRLAAAQGWDIAINYTANAAAAEAVATQVRDAGRRAITVQGDMAKEADILSLFETTEKELGPIGGVVANAGITGKITRVEDMSTEAMQEVINLNVIGLMITNREAVRRLSTKNGGKGGPIVNLSSIAPRVGSPNEFVHYAASKGAVNAWTLGLSREVAGEGIRVNAVAPGMIDTDIHATAGAPDRAARLGALVPIGRAGTAEEVAEAIVWLLSDHAAYCVGTVLEVNGGR; encoded by the coding sequence ATGTCCGACAAGGTCCTGATCGTCACCGGAGGCTCACGCGGCATCGGTGCCGCCGCCTGCCGCCTCGCCGCCGCCCAGGGCTGGGACATCGCGATCAACTACACCGCCAATGCGGCCGCCGCCGAGGCGGTCGCCACGCAGGTCCGGGATGCCGGCCGCCGGGCGATCACCGTCCAGGGCGACATGGCCAAGGAAGCCGACATCCTGTCCCTGTTCGAGACCACCGAGAAGGAACTCGGCCCGATCGGCGGGGTGGTGGCCAATGCCGGCATCACCGGCAAGATCACCCGGGTCGAGGACATGAGCACCGAGGCGATGCAGGAGGTGATCAACCTCAACGTCATCGGCCTGATGATCACCAACCGTGAGGCGGTCCGGCGCCTGTCGACCAAGAACGGCGGCAAGGGCGGTCCGATCGTGAACCTGTCCTCCATCGCCCCGCGCGTCGGCTCGCCCAACGAGTTCGTCCACTACGCCGCCTCCAAGGGCGCGGTGAACGCCTGGACCCTTGGCCTGTCACGCGAAGTGGCCGGCGAGGGGATCCGGGTGAACGCCGTGGCCCCGGGCATGATCGATACTGACATCCACGCCACCGCCGGTGCGCCGGACCGGGCCGCGCGGCTCGGCGCTCTGGTGCCGATCGGCCGGGCCGGGACCGCCGAGGAAGTGGCCGAGGCCATCGTCTGGCTGCTCTCGGACCATGCCGCCTATTGCGTCGGAACCGTCCTGGAAGTGAACGGTGGCCGCTGA
- the zapE gene encoding cell division protein ZapE, which translates to MAADAAQKLIVDCSAVPDGRPLERYAALLKTGAITADPDQEAAARRLDTLADKVSGWRAKSPKGGGLVRRFLGGWDSGKEETPRGVYLYGPVGRGKSMLMDLFFGAAEVERKRRVHFHEFMQEAHSLIHHIRQRGIGGEMPFARAAQEIAREAHLLCFDEMEVRDIADAMILSRLFTALFERGVIVVATSNRHPDELYKNGLQRERFLPFIELLKARLDVVDLGEGTDYRLDRLVGEKVYVTPADAEAEKTLDHLFAEMTGGAKPESDVVIVNGREMAVDRAAKGVARFRFEDLCAKPLGPADFLALAKKYRAIVIDDIPTMTDAIRDQARRFMTLIDALYERHTTLVCSAADEPEALYAGTDWGFEFDRTVSRLMEMRSEDYVTKPHRP; encoded by the coding sequence GTGGCCGCTGACGCTGCGCAGAAGCTGATCGTCGACTGCTCCGCGGTTCCCGACGGCCGGCCCCTCGAACGCTATGCCGCCCTCCTGAAGACCGGCGCGATCACCGCGGATCCGGATCAGGAGGCGGCCGCCCGCCGGCTCGACACCCTGGCCGACAAAGTCTCCGGCTGGCGCGCCAAGTCGCCCAAGGGCGGCGGCCTCGTCCGCCGCTTCCTGGGCGGCTGGGATTCCGGCAAGGAGGAGACGCCACGCGGCGTGTATCTCTACGGCCCGGTCGGACGGGGCAAATCCATGCTGATGGACCTGTTCTTCGGCGCCGCCGAGGTCGAGCGCAAGCGCCGGGTCCATTTCCACGAGTTCATGCAGGAGGCGCACAGCCTCATCCACCATATCCGCCAGCGCGGGATCGGCGGCGAGATGCCCTTCGCCCGCGCCGCCCAGGAGATCGCCCGCGAGGCTCACCTGCTGTGCTTCGACGAGATGGAGGTGCGCGACATCGCCGATGCGATGATCCTGTCGCGGCTTTTCACCGCCCTGTTCGAGCGCGGCGTGATCGTCGTCGCCACCTCGAACCGTCATCCCGACGAACTGTACAAGAACGGCCTGCAGCGCGAGCGCTTCCTGCCCTTCATCGAGCTGCTCAAGGCCCGGCTGGACGTGGTCGATCTCGGCGAAGGGACCGATTACCGGCTCGATCGCCTGGTCGGCGAGAAGGTCTACGTGACCCCCGCCGATGCCGAGGCCGAAAAGACCCTGGACCACCTGTTCGCCGAGATGACCGGCGGTGCTAAGCCGGAGTCGGACGTGGTGATCGTCAACGGCCGCGAAATGGCAGTGGACCGGGCGGCCAAGGGCGTGGCCCGCTTCCGGTTTGAAGATCTGTGTGCCAAGCCGCTCGGTCCGGCCGACTTCCTGGCGCTGGCAAAGAAGTATCGCGCGATTGTGATCGACGATATCCCGACCATGACCGACGCGATTCGCGATCAGGCCCGGCGTTTCATGACGCTGATCGACGCCCTGTATGAGCGGCACACCACGTTGGTCTGTTCCGCAGCCGACGAGCCCGAAGCGCTGTACGCCGGCACGGACTGGGGATTCGAGTTCGACCGTACTGTTTCAAGGCTTATGGAAATGCGCTCGGAAGACTACGTCACCAAACCCCATAGGCCTTGA
- the recR gene encoding recombination mediator RecR codes for MAAGDLDRVMHLLAKLPGLGPRSARRAVLHLMQKREALMLPLADALAAAARSIRTCRTCGNFDTTDPCGICDDPRRDPGLVCVVEDVGDVWALERASAFKGRYHVLGGVLSALDGVGPEDLNIDTLVARAASPEVNEVILAMNATVDGQTTAHYIADRLSGTHVAVSRLAHGVPVGGELDYLDDGTLTQALKARQSV; via the coding sequence ATGGCCGCAGGCGATCTCGATAGAGTGATGCATCTTCTGGCGAAGCTGCCGGGCCTTGGGCCGCGGTCGGCGCGCCGGGCGGTTCTGCACCTGATGCAGAAGCGCGAGGCCCTGATGCTGCCGCTGGCCGACGCCCTGGCGGCGGCGGCGCGGTCGATCCGCACCTGCAGGACCTGCGGGAATTTCGACACGACCGACCCTTGCGGGATCTGCGACGACCCGCGCCGCGATCCGGGGCTGGTCTGCGTGGTCGAGGATGTGGGCGACGTCTGGGCGCTGGAACGGGCGTCGGCCTTCAAAGGCCGCTACCACGTCCTCGGCGGGGTTCTGTCCGCTTTGGACGGGGTCGGCCCGGAGGATCTGAACATCGACACCCTGGTCGCCCGCGCCGCCTCGCCGGAGGTGAACGAGGTCATTCTGGCGATGAACGCGACCGTGGATGGCCAGACCACGGCGCATTACATCGCCGACCGGCTGTCGGGCACCCATGTGGCGGTCTCCCGCCTGGCCCATGGGGTTCCGGTCGGGGGCGAGCTCGACTATCTCGACGACGGGACCCTGACCCAGGCGTTGAAGGCCCGTCAGAGCGTCTGA
- a CDS encoding YbaB/EbfC family nucleoid-associated protein: MKNLGQMMKQAQEMQTRMQEMQERMEQTEIEGAAGGGMVSVTMTAKGSARKIKIDPALMDANETEVLEDLLVAALNDARAKAETLQAEQMKELTGGLPLPPGFKLPF, from the coding sequence ATGAAAAATCTCGGCCAGATGATGAAGCAGGCCCAGGAAATGCAGACCCGCATGCAGGAAATGCAGGAGCGGATGGAGCAGACGGAGATCGAGGGCGCCGCCGGCGGCGGGATGGTCTCGGTCACCATGACGGCCAAGGGCTCGGCCCGGAAGATCAAGATCGATCCGGCCCTGATGGACGCCAACGAGACGGAAGTGCTGGAGGACCTGCTGGTCGCCGCCCTGAACGATGCCCGCGCCAAGGCGGAGACGTTGCAGGCCGAGCAGATGAAGGAACTCACCGGCGGCTTGCCGCTTCCTCCGGGCTTCAAGCTGCCGTTCTGA